The Besnoitia besnoiti strain Bb-Ger1 chromosome IV, whole genome shotgun sequence genome contains a region encoding:
- a CDS encoding hypothetical protein (encoded by transcript BESB_054350) gives MEGRTWERPRMGAPVVPSAPVAMSSAHESFMFSLFVFVILSRINSVPAAQGMRLPFFRWLFPRLSQPFSAQICKRCVFVSSLVALLSLCSPFLAPAPSFSLYSPPSASASSSLSPLYVEVCAAFRLLFASAAAGPLWHAPSTTEAASAPVILAEAPETPQRGRATTSQASEAIKIVDGRAQTARVESPRTRHPRVAFAEADVVEEFPSAGADAGGWRSKQPAPPLSASHISEKAKPGAWLDGFLSWVATSAGAVAEDDEDYDDGKSQLQASSARTSLLSSTVLDVSAVPGAAELNAEGAMSARVLFSGAESFVLALTVVCNTSGTAHRRLYWRLPRGMTASDLVNSFAMGAPWLGGPGGSLLHLRLCVAGRQSYRLTVRRGFGDRGFFSGEDFSRKPLAQFLSSVTPEDSRGLLAEPLTRQQTAAVSPLASVSWRAKHLFGSGAATEAFEAAGAPQGDGLALSGVERTMTHREPDSGRTRAGLTVVIERRRSGSRRADERGGAEQRSDENKAGSDVGRSSGDARSRREISASVSSSPRSGGPPSAAGQTAEWRSGGGDATSSRRGASADGASIQIALLGKGHLQASPRVLPVTISVEATLSEEDRQEQVGGLAAGADDAERRGPRGRRDGRPLPLELVSLKSILSRASSRDTRFAFTPDYDRRATAVDGDGPGGSVDAASRGEGDRRVTGQSTIVRIPPSQSSSTALPSRRKNLVQMMKETAYQWRNNVFAGLRKKREEARMQTAGPPASAEAAKSIAALDEGATNFFSGSISSTLDSVKSLFASSHTFTHDEALPESSTRRTPRLKRRHARKRERGSLFGWLFGDTRDAEAEEGEQDY, from the exons ATGGAAGGCAGAACGtgggagaggccgcggatgGGGGCTCCAGTAGTCCCTTCTGCTCCTGTTGCCATGAGCAGCGCTCATGAAAGCTTCATGTTCTCTCTGTTCGTCTTCGTGATTCTCTCTCGAATTAACTCCGTTCCTGCCGCTCAAGGCATGCGTCTGCCGTTTTTCCGTTGGTTGtttccgcgtctctcccAGCCATTTTCGGCGCAGATCTGCAAGCGCTGCGTGTTTGTCTCCTCTCTAGTCGCGCTCTTATCTCTCTGCTCTCCGTTCCTCGCCCCTGCGCCTTCATTCTCCCTGTattcgccgccctctgcttcggcctcctcgtctctgtcgccgtTGTACGTGGAGGTTTGTGCCGCGTTCCGCCTTctgttcgcctccgctgcggctgggCCGCTGTGGCACGCCCCCAGTACGACAGAGGCGGCTTCCGCCCCCGTTATTTTGGCCGAGGCTCCTGaaacgccgcagcgaggcagggcCACAACATCTCAAGCGAGTGAAGCAATCAAGATTGTGGACGGGAGGGCTCAAACCGCCCGCGTAGAGAGCCCGCGCACCCGACACCCGCGTGTGGCCTTTGCAGAAGCCGACGTCGTAGAGGAGTTCCCTTCCGCCGGGGCTGACGCTGGAGGCTGGCGCAGCAAAcagcccgcgcctcctctaaGCGCTTCACACATAAGCGAAAAGGCGAAACCCGGGGCTTGGCTTGATGGATTTCTCTCTTGGGTCGCAACCTCCGCTGGCGCGGTAGCGGAGGACGATGAGGACTACGACGACGGTAAGTCTCAGCTGCAAGCGAGCTCTGCACGCA CATCCCTGCTCTCCAGCACAGTCCTGGATGTATCTGCAGTGCCGGGCGCTGCGGAACTCAACGCTGAGGGTGCCATGTCTGCTCGCGTGCTTTTCTCAGGGGCTGAAAGCTTCGTTCTCGCGCTGACGGTGGTGTGCAACACGAGCGGGACTGCGCACCGCCGTCTGTAttggcgcctgccgcggggGATGACGGCGTCGGACCTCGTGAACAGTTTCGCGATGGGAGCGCCGTGGCTCGGCGGGCCCGgcggctctctgctgcaCTTGCGGCTGTGCGTTGCGGGCCGGCAGTCGTATCGACTTACAGTGCGCCGCGGATTTGGTGACAGAGGGTTTTTCTCCGGCGAAGACTTCTCGCGGAAGCCGCTCGCGCAGTTCCTCAGTTCCGTCACACCCGAGGATAGCCGCGGACTGCTGGCGGAACCCTTGACGCGCCAGCAAACGGCCGCGGTCTCGCCGCTGGCCTCGGTCTCCTGGCGCGCAAAGCATCTGttcggcagcggcgcggcgactgaGGCTTTCGAGGCCGCTGGAGCCCCACAGGGGGACGGCCTCGCACTGAGCGGAGTGGAGCGAACGATGACGCACAGGGAACCTGACAGCGGCCGCACGCGTGCGGGACTTACAGTGGTAatcgagcgccgccgcagcggctcgaggcgcgcagacgagcgcggGGGTGCAGAGCAGCGGTCGGACGAGAACAAGGCCGGGTCCGACGTCGGCAGATCAtcgggcgacgcgaggagcAGGCGAGAAATTTCTgccagcgtctcctcgtcgccccgtTCTGGGGGGCCGCCCAGTGCCGCAGGCCAGACAGCTGAATGGCGctcaggcggaggagacgcgaccAGCAGCAGAAGGGGCGCAAGTGCAGATGGCGCCAGTATACAGATCGCTCTGCTCGGGAAGGGCCACCTGCAGGCTTCCCCCAGAGTGTTGCCAGTCACCATCTCCGTGGAGGCCACGCTGAGCGAGGAGGATCGACAAGAGCAGGTCGGGGgactcgccgcgggcgcggacgacgcggagagacgcgggccgcgcgggcggcgcgacggcaggcCACTTCCTCTGGAGCTCGTGTCCCTGAAATCGATTTTGTCTCGCGCGAGCAGCCGAGACACCAGGTTCGCCTTCACGCCGGACTACGAccggcgcgcgaccgcggtcgacGGCGACGGGCCCGGGGGCTCGGTGGACGCGGCCAGCCGCGGGGAGGGCGACCGGCGCGTGACGGGCCAGAGCACCATCGTGCGCATTCCGCCGAGTCAGTCGAGCAGCACTGCGTTGCCGAGCCGCAGGAAGAACCTCGTCCAAATGATGAAGGAAACAGCGTACCAATGGAGGAACAACGTTTTCGCTGGTCTGCGAAAGAAGCGTGAGGAGGCAAGGATGCAGACAGCGGgaccgcccgcctccgccgaggccgcgaagagtATCGCGGCTCTCGATGAAGGCGCGACAAACTTTTTCAGCGGGTCCATCTCCTCGACACTAGACAGCGTCAAATCACTCTTCGCCAGCAGCCACAccttcacgcacgacgaagCGCTGCCGGAGAGCAGCACCCGGCGAACCCCGAGGCTGAAGAGAAGGCATGCGCGGAAACGGGAACGCGGCAGCCTCTTCGGCTGG